From Tripterygium wilfordii isolate XIE 37 chromosome 16, ASM1340144v1, whole genome shotgun sequence, one genomic window encodes:
- the LOC119981292 gene encoding ras-related protein RABC2a-like — translation MLMGSSSKGVSNGYDYSFKLLLIGDSGVGKSSILLGFISNSVHDLSPTIGVDFKIKLFTFGGKRLKLTIWDTAGQERFGPMTNSYYRGAHGIILVYDVTRRETFTNLSDLWAKEVELYSTNHDCIKILVGNKIDRDSERAVTREEGISLAQQYKCSSFLECSAKTRTNVQQCFKDVTLKILEVPSLLEKGSAVVAAKRQTLKQKQEHRNPRNGNCCS, via the exons ATGCTGATGGGTTCTTCATCAAAGGGAGTGAGTAATGGTTATGATTACTCTTTCAAGCTACTGTTGATTGGTGATTCTGGTGTTGGGAAGAGCAGTATTCTCCTCGGTTTCATCTCCAACTCCGTTCATGATCTCTCACCCACCATTG GTGTGGATTTTAAGATCAAGCTATTCACGTTTGGAGGGAAAAGATTGAAGCTTACAATTTGGGACACAG CTGGGCAGGAAAGATTTGGACCAATGACGAACTCTTACTATAGAGGCGCACATGGAATCATTCTTG TTTATGACGTGACAAGGCGAGAAACTTTTACAAATTTGTCAGATTTATGGGCAAAGGAAGTAGAACTTTACTCCACAAATCATGATTGTATCAAAATTCTCGTGGGAAATAAAATCGATAGG GACAGTGAGAGAGCTGTAACAAGAGAAGAGGGGATATCTCTTGCACAGCAGTATAAGTGTTCGTCATTCCTTGAATGCAGCGCTAAGACAAGAACAAATGTACAGCAGTGCTTCAAAGATGTCACACTTAAG ATACTCGAGGTACCCAGTTTGCTAGAAAAAGGGTCTGCCGTTGTAGCAGCGAAGAGACAAACTTTGAAACAGAAACAAGAACATCGAAACCCTAGAAATGGCAATTGCTGCTCATAA
- the LOC119981495 gene encoding zinc finger protein ZAT5: MEEVPAPAPEEVVVVMEPSSLKDDQTHIVKGKRTKRQRVQSPSPIGLTNSNEYECQDGLIEEDADMDMANCLILLAQGQSRILPHKQDATDHHHHQMGGGYKFNSRKLIETASNGAGKAGYYVYECKTCNRTFPSFQALGGHRASHKKPNNKSSSAIADEKRQFFSSSDEELDGHYKNISSLSLQFSHNTRNLNSNKIIKVHECSVCGAEFTSGQALGGHMRRHRSSITAPGTSNTALTLTPTTTITMELESEQVKQPRKVLSLDLDLNLPPTTPEDNKQNTESKFAFASKQQQQQQQQQSPNIVFSAPALVDCHY, translated from the coding sequence ATGGAGGAAGttccagctccagctccagaGGAGGTCGTTGTCGTCATGGAGCCATCGTCGTTGAAAGATGATCAGACCCACATCGTCAAAGGCAAGCGAACCAAGCGGCAAAGGGTCCAGTCTCCAAGCCCAATTGGGTTAACCAATTCCAATGAATATGAATGTCAAGATGGATTGATAGAAGAGGACGCGGACATGGACATGGCGAATTGCCTAATCCTTCTCGCGCAAGGCCAGTCGAGAATTTTGCCACACAAACAAGATGCtactgatcatcatcatcatcagatgGGAGGTGGTTACAAGTTTAACAGCAGGAAATTGATCGAAACGGCCTCGAATGGTGCAGGAAAGGCAGGGTATTACGTTTATGAATGCAAGACTTGTAACCGAACATTCCCATCATTTCAAGCATTGGGTGGTCACAGGGCTAGTCACAAGAAGCCTAATAACAAGTCCTCCTCCGCCATTGCAGACGAGAAAAGGCAGTTTTTCTCGTCCTCGGACGAAGAATTGGACGGGCATTATAAGAACATCTCTTCACTTTCTCTCCAATTTAGTCACAATACAAGAAATTTGAACAGCAACAAGATCATTAAGGTTCATGAGTGCTCTGTTTGTGGAGCAGAGTTCACATCAGGGCAGGCCTTAGGAGGTCACATGAGGCGTCACCGGTCGAGTATTACCGCTCCTGGAACCAGCAACACAGCCTTGACATTGActccaacaacaacaataacaatggAATTGGAATCTGAGCAAGTTAAGCAACCAAGAAAGGTACTTTCATTGGATTTGGATCTCAATCTTCCTCCTACCACCCCAGAAGATAATAAACAGAATACCGAATCCAAATTCGCCTTCGCTTccaagcagcagcagcaacaacagcagcagcaatcACCCAATATTGTCTTCTCCGCCCCGGCCTTGGTCGACTGTCATTACTAA